The nucleotide window CCACGACGAGCGTAAACTCATCGCTACCCCAGCAGATGGGCTCTGATGAATGGTGGCTCAAAGTCTTGGAGCCTTCCGAGACCCTTGCGTGGTGCTGCCCAAGGTAAGTAGACCTCTCAGACAGTCTGTTCTACCGTACACTAACTCCATCGCTGGCAGCGGCTGGGCTTCTCTCCCCTATGGGTATTGCAGGTCCTCTATTGCCCCTGCTCTTTCAGCCGGCTACAGCAGCGCTTGTTATCAGGGAATCGCCGAGACCGCGGGTGTTGTCACCGTCCACACAGTCGAGGGTGAACCTGTTTCTGATACAGATGGGATTATCTCTTTCCTCCCCGACAAAACTTGGACCACGGAGACGGTTGCGTTGACTGAATATTGGAGTGATCCTAGTTTGGTTGCATCGATGGTTATTGCTAGACAGTTTCCTGTGGTTGAGATGATCTACAAAGCTGAAGATGTCAAGGCTGCGAAGAATGGGTCcaaggatgacgaagatgataaGGATGGGAAGGCTAAGGACGATGGTAATGCTGCTTCGGCTCTTTCAAGGGTCGGAGGGGTTGCCTCCGGGGTTGCTTTGATGGTCGGGTTGCTGACCGGAGCCGGTCTGTTGATGCCTTGGTGAGGTGGATGTCATTCTGGGGGGCTGTTTTGTAGTTTGAGCTCAGTGTACGTGTTGATAGGATGGTGTCTTGAGGAAGTTT belongs to Fusarium musae strain F31 chromosome 9, whole genome shotgun sequence and includes:
- a CDS encoding hypothetical protein (EggNog:ENOG41); this translates as MPTATEYFGITVSNIGPLTTTYMPPPECTRATTDHLVYALESSLGVGFGSPDCQIDPYGKCLPSGAVMDSIIKEYSNPKSAGQGFQPFHSPGIHCPEGWTTAGLLAHGDKTGSAYRSGVFTSTTSVNSSLPQQMGSDEWWLKVLEPSETLAWCCPSGWASLPYGYCRSSIAPALSAGYSSACYQGIAETAGVVTVHTVEGEPVSDTDGIISFLPDKTWTTETVALTEYWSDPSLVASMVIARQFPVVEMIYKAEDVKAAKNGSKDDEDDKDGKAKDDGNAASALSRVGGVASGVALMVGLLTGAGLLMPW